One Microbacterium marinum genomic window carries:
- the pgi gene encoding glucose-6-phosphate isomerase, which produces MTTAPIDATTTAAWAELEALKAGFTPDLRGWFAADPGRVDRLTLDVADLHVDLSKNLVDDEIVAALVRLAEQTGVAERYAAMLAGEHINTTEDRAVLHTALRRPKDALPSLTVDGQDIDTDVQDVLAALAEFGGRVRSGEWTGITGKKVETVVNIGIGGSDLGPVMISAALEPYADAGISARFVSNIDPFDIASKTKDLDPETTLFIVASKTFTTLETLTNARLARDWLWEGLAASGAIDGSDEQKKDAVAHHFVAVSTALDKVADFGIDPANAFGFWDWVGGRYSVDSAIGLSLVIEFGADTFRELLAGFHAVDEHVRTTPLAQNVPVLMGLLNVWYTNFLGAQSHAVLPYAQQLSRFAAYLQQLTMESNGKSVRWDGTPVTSDTGEVFWGEPGTNGQHAFYQLIHQGTRLIPADFIAFANPAYPLADGGRDVHGLFLANFLAQTKALAFGKTAEEVEAEGTTGALVAARTFPGNRPTTSIFAPSLTPAVLGQLVALYEHITFTQGVIWGINSFDQWGVELGKQLALQIAPAIEGDSAALESQDASTKALLEYYRDHRA; this is translated from the coding sequence GTGACCACTGCACCGATCGACGCCACCACCACCGCCGCCTGGGCCGAGCTCGAGGCCCTGAAGGCCGGCTTCACGCCCGATCTGCGCGGATGGTTCGCCGCCGACCCCGGCCGCGTCGATCGCCTCACCCTCGATGTCGCAGATCTGCACGTCGACCTGTCGAAGAACCTCGTCGACGATGAGATCGTCGCCGCCCTCGTACGCCTCGCCGAACAGACCGGCGTCGCCGAGCGCTACGCCGCGATGCTGGCCGGCGAGCACATCAACACGACCGAGGACCGCGCGGTCCTCCACACCGCGCTGCGCCGCCCGAAGGACGCGCTGCCGAGCCTGACCGTGGACGGACAGGACATCGACACCGACGTTCAGGACGTTCTCGCGGCTCTCGCCGAATTCGGCGGGCGCGTGCGCTCGGGTGAGTGGACGGGCATCACCGGCAAGAAGGTCGAGACCGTCGTCAACATCGGCATCGGCGGGTCGGACCTCGGCCCCGTGATGATCTCCGCCGCGCTCGAGCCGTACGCGGATGCCGGTATCTCCGCGCGCTTCGTGTCGAACATCGACCCGTTCGACATCGCGTCGAAGACGAAGGACCTCGACCCCGAGACCACGCTGTTCATCGTCGCGTCGAAGACGTTCACGACGCTCGAGACCCTCACCAACGCACGGCTCGCCCGCGACTGGCTGTGGGAGGGGCTCGCGGCATCCGGCGCCATCGACGGCAGCGACGAACAGAAGAAGGATGCCGTCGCGCACCACTTCGTCGCCGTCTCGACCGCGCTCGACAAGGTCGCCGACTTCGGGATCGACCCGGCCAACGCGTTCGGCTTCTGGGACTGGGTGGGCGGCCGATACTCCGTCGACTCCGCGATCGGCCTGTCGCTCGTCATCGAGTTCGGCGCCGACACGTTCCGCGAGCTGCTCGCTGGATTCCACGCCGTCGACGAGCACGTGCGCACGACGCCGCTCGCGCAGAACGTGCCCGTCCTGATGGGCCTCCTCAACGTCTGGTACACGAACTTCCTCGGCGCGCAGTCGCACGCCGTGCTCCCCTACGCGCAGCAGCTGAGCCGGTTCGCCGCGTACCTGCAGCAGCTGACGATGGAGTCGAACGGCAAGTCGGTGCGCTGGGACGGCACGCCCGTCACGAGCGACACCGGCGAGGTCTTCTGGGGCGAGCCCGGCACCAACGGTCAGCACGCGTTCTACCAGCTCATCCACCAGGGCACGCGGCTGATCCCGGCGGACTTCATCGCGTTCGCGAACCCCGCCTACCCGCTCGCCGACGGCGGCCGCGACGTGCACGGGCTGTTCCTGGCGAACTTCCTCGCCCAGACGAAGGCGCTCGCGTTCGGCAAGACGGCTGAGGAGGTCGAGGCCGAGGGCACCACCGGCGCGCTCGTCGCTGCGCGGACGTTCCCGGGCAACCGTCCGACGACGTCGATCTTCGCGCCGTCGCTGACGCCCGCCGTGCTCGGCCAGCTCGTCGCACTCTACGAGCACATCACCTTCACGCAGGGCGTCATCTGGGGCATCAACTCCTTCGACCAGTGGGGTGTCGAGCTCGGCAAGCAGCTCGCGCTGCAGATCGCCCCGGCGATCGAGGGCGACAGTGCCGCGCTCGAGTCGCAGGACGCCTCGACCAAAGCACTCCTGGAGTACTACCGCGACCACCGCGCCTGA
- a CDS encoding helix-turn-helix domain-containing protein — protein MAAGIEHVGPRLRAARQGRGWTLAELAERAGMSTSTLSRLESGQRQASLELLVPLTGLLGVRIDDLLREPPDPRVRRRVQRREGMTVAPLTLEHSPVQTYKITFPAASVSPEPRVHDGSEWFFVLSGVIRLELDGAEHLIGAGEAAEFDTRLPHSISATAAGPAEVVSIFSASGERIHTRGAG, from the coding sequence ATGGCCGCAGGCATCGAACACGTGGGGCCCCGACTCCGTGCCGCACGGCAGGGACGGGGCTGGACGCTCGCCGAGCTGGCAGAGCGGGCCGGCATGTCGACGAGCACGCTGTCACGGCTCGAGTCCGGGCAGCGACAGGCGAGCCTCGAGCTGCTCGTGCCGCTCACCGGGCTTCTCGGCGTGCGGATCGACGATCTCCTGCGGGAGCCGCCCGACCCGCGGGTCCGGCGCCGGGTGCAGCGTCGCGAGGGGATGACCGTCGCTCCGTTGACGCTCGAGCACTCGCCGGTGCAGACCTACAAGATCACCTTTCCCGCGGCATCCGTCAGCCCCGAGCCCCGCGTGCACGACGGCTCGGAATGGTTCTTCGTCCTGAGCGGCGTGATCAGGCTCGAACTCGACGGCGCCGAACACCTCATCGGCGCGGGCGAGGCTGCGGAGTTCGACACGAGGTTGCCGCACAGCATCAGCGCGACGGCCGCCGGCCCTGCCGAGGTGGTGAGCATCTTCAGCGCATCAGGAGAGCGGATCCACACGCGCGGCGCCGGGTGA
- a CDS encoding NAD(P)/FAD-dependent oxidoreductase, whose amino-acid sequence MTSSPWDAIIIGGGAAGLSAAQMLGRARRRTLVLDAGSPRNRFAAHMHGVLGHDGRSPAELYELGRAEARAYGVEITDATVAAVREDGDLLVVERADGAVDTARAVLLATGVADDLPAVAGIREQWGRGVLHCPYCHGFEVAGRRLGVMATSPASLHQIELVRQWTDDLIAFTAELGPVDDDVAARLDARGIRQVSSPVDELIERNGNLVAVQTADGVAHEIDALFTAPVPRLQLAFADGLGLARADQPGAPLAVDVLGATSHPRVWAAGNLVAPYGNVPLSMGQGSMAGAAINAALVQADAADAVA is encoded by the coding sequence ATGACTTCATCACCCTGGGACGCGATCATCATCGGCGGAGGCGCCGCCGGACTCTCCGCCGCGCAGATGCTCGGCCGCGCCCGCCGCCGCACGCTCGTGCTCGACGCCGGGTCGCCGCGCAACCGCTTCGCGGCGCACATGCACGGCGTGCTCGGGCACGACGGCCGCTCCCCCGCCGAGCTGTACGAGCTTGGACGCGCAGAGGCACGCGCCTACGGCGTCGAGATCACGGATGCCACGGTCGCCGCGGTCCGCGAAGACGGCGATCTGCTCGTCGTGGAACGTGCGGACGGCGCCGTCGACACCGCGCGTGCCGTGCTTCTCGCCACCGGCGTCGCCGACGACCTCCCCGCCGTCGCCGGGATCCGCGAGCAGTGGGGCCGTGGGGTGCTGCACTGCCCGTACTGCCACGGATTCGAAGTCGCCGGGCGGCGTCTCGGCGTCATGGCGACCTCGCCCGCCAGCCTCCACCAGATCGAACTCGTCCGGCAGTGGACTGACGACCTGATCGCCTTCACTGCGGAGCTCGGGCCGGTCGACGATGATGTGGCCGCGCGGCTCGACGCACGCGGCATCCGTCAGGTCTCATCGCCCGTCGACGAGCTCATCGAGAGAAACGGGAACCTCGTCGCGGTACAGACCGCGGACGGCGTCGCCCACGAGATCGACGCGCTGTTCACGGCGCCCGTGCCGCGGCTGCAGCTCGCCTTCGCCGACGGACTCGGGCTCGCGCGCGCCGACCAGCCCGGAGCGCCGCTCGCGGTCGACGTGCTCGGCGCGACGAGCCATCCACGGGTCTGGGCAGCGGGGAACCTCGTCGCTCCCTACGGCAACGTGCCGCTGTCGATGGGCCAGGGATCGATGGCCGGTGCCGCGATCAACGCGGCGCTCGTCCAGGCCGACGCCGCCGACGCCGTGGCTTGA
- a CDS encoding YdeI/OmpD-associated family protein, whose amino-acid sequence MTASDPVPVFFASAAEFRAWLEANHESATEIWTGFYLKGDPRRGLTWADAVPEALCFGWIDSVSRPAGDGARMQRWTPRKAASIWSAVNIAHVERLQAEGLMRPAGIAAFERRTEDKSGIYSHEQRNDLTPEQAAALAANPAAQAFWEAAIPSYRRAVANWLQSAKREQTRADRLAATVAACAAGELVSFQQYGKAPAWLARAAAAAAAARD is encoded by the coding sequence ATGACGGCATCCGATCCGGTTCCGGTGTTCTTCGCATCGGCGGCGGAGTTCCGCGCGTGGCTCGAGGCGAACCACGAGAGTGCGACCGAGATCTGGACCGGCTTCTACCTGAAGGGCGATCCGCGTCGCGGGCTGACGTGGGCGGATGCCGTGCCTGAAGCGCTCTGCTTCGGGTGGATCGACTCGGTGTCGCGCCCCGCCGGGGACGGCGCTCGCATGCAGCGATGGACGCCGCGGAAAGCGGCATCCATCTGGAGTGCCGTGAACATCGCCCACGTCGAGCGGCTGCAGGCGGAGGGGCTCATGCGACCGGCGGGCATCGCCGCCTTCGAGCGTCGCACCGAGGACAAGTCGGGCATCTACTCGCACGAGCAGCGCAACGACCTCACCCCCGAACAGGCGGCTGCGCTCGCCGCGAATCCGGCGGCGCAGGCCTTCTGGGAGGCGGCGATCCCGTCATACCGGCGCGCCGTGGCGAACTGGCTGCAGAGCGCGAAGCGCGAGCAGACCCGCGCCGACCGCCTCGCCGCGACCGTCGCCGCGTGCGCCGCGGGCGAGCTCGTCTCGTTCCAGCAGTACGGCAAAGCCCCGGCCTGGCTCGCTCGCGCCGCGGCGGCAGCGGCGGCGGCGCGGGACTGA
- a CDS encoding NRDE family protein: MCTVIVHVPSDAGAAVRLLAVRDEDPARAWDPLGAWWPERPSLVGVRDTRAGGAWLAADPGAARLAVVLNRADLLDDADATGSRGHIVLDAVAGEPLPASPPMHGFNLVEVTPGRARVSMWDGDSVRTVDLPPGVHMIAHDDVDDSQTARIVAWRDVFGEPGDGERWWEGWLAQLAGTAELEPTDDRAIIRDNRPYGYPTLSLLVCAASVSTEGAQVVYGELDEPGRWNALDLR, encoded by the coding sequence GTGTGCACAGTCATCGTCCACGTCCCCTCCGATGCCGGCGCGGCCGTCCGGCTGCTGGCCGTCCGCGACGAGGACCCTGCTCGCGCGTGGGATCCGCTGGGGGCGTGGTGGCCCGAGCGGCCCTCCCTCGTCGGGGTGCGTGACACCCGTGCCGGTGGTGCGTGGCTGGCGGCCGACCCCGGCGCCGCACGCCTCGCGGTGGTGCTGAACCGCGCCGACCTCCTGGACGATGCGGATGCCACCGGCTCCCGCGGCCACATCGTGCTCGATGCGGTCGCCGGTGAGCCGCTGCCCGCGTCGCCGCCCATGCACGGCTTCAATCTCGTCGAGGTGACGCCGGGGCGCGCCCGCGTGTCGATGTGGGACGGCGACAGCGTGCGCACCGTGGATCTGCCGCCGGGAGTGCACATGATCGCGCACGACGACGTCGACGACTCGCAGACCGCGCGCATCGTCGCGTGGCGGGATGTGTTCGGCGAGCCCGGCGACGGGGAGCGGTGGTGGGAGGGCTGGCTCGCGCAGCTCGCGGGGACCGCTGAACTCGAGCCCACAGACGACCGCGCGATCATCCGCGACAACCGTCCTTACGGGTACCCGACGCTGTCGCTGCTGGTGTGCGCGGCATCCGTGTCGACGGAGGGCGCGCAGGTCGTGTACGGCGAGCTCGACGAGCCGGGTCGCTGGAACGCGCTCGACCTCCGCTGA
- the coaBC gene encoding bifunctional phosphopantothenoylcysteine decarboxylase/phosphopantothenate--cysteine ligase CoaBC gives MFVVVGVSGGIAAYKTVHVIRALVTNGHEVHVVPTDDALRFVGTATWEAISRNPVTTSVHDDVAEVRHVALGTKADLVIVAPATANTLAKMAAGIADNLLGVTLLATTAPVVVAPAMHTAMWDHAATQANIATLRDRGVHIVGPADGALTGGDSGPGRMVEPDDIVAAALAAADAAPTPSPTGDLAGLQVVISTGGTREPIDPVRYLGNRSSGRQGVAVAVAAAERGARVTLVAAHVDDGVLGDAQRHPAVDIQRAGTAAELDTTVRAAADRADVIVMAAAVADFSVPEVSDVKIRKEDGTVTLDLVENPDILVGLVEARRPGQTVVGFAAETADTDDELRERGIRKRARKGVDLLAVNRVGWQEGFEATENTVLFVDGTDEVVSRASGSKREVADALWDAVLRLR, from the coding sequence ATGTTCGTCGTCGTGGGAGTCTCCGGCGGGATCGCCGCCTACAAGACCGTGCACGTGATCCGTGCGCTGGTGACCAACGGGCACGAGGTGCACGTTGTTCCCACCGACGACGCTCTGCGCTTCGTCGGGACCGCCACCTGGGAGGCGATCAGCCGCAATCCTGTCACGACGAGCGTGCACGACGACGTCGCCGAGGTGCGCCACGTCGCCCTCGGCACGAAAGCCGACCTCGTGATCGTCGCGCCCGCCACCGCCAACACCCTCGCGAAGATGGCCGCCGGCATCGCCGACAACCTCCTCGGCGTGACGCTCCTCGCCACGACCGCGCCGGTCGTCGTGGCACCCGCGATGCACACCGCGATGTGGGATCACGCCGCGACGCAGGCGAACATCGCGACTCTTCGCGACCGCGGCGTCCACATCGTCGGTCCCGCCGACGGTGCGCTGACCGGCGGCGACAGTGGGCCCGGTCGGATGGTCGAGCCCGACGACATCGTGGCTGCCGCCCTTGCGGCAGCGGATGCCGCGCCGACCCCCTCTCCCACGGGCGATCTCGCGGGGCTCCAGGTGGTCATCTCCACCGGCGGCACCCGTGAGCCGATCGACCCGGTCCGCTACCTCGGCAACCGCTCGAGCGGACGCCAAGGCGTCGCCGTCGCCGTCGCGGCGGCCGAACGCGGCGCCCGAGTCACGCTCGTCGCTGCGCACGTCGACGACGGTGTCCTCGGCGACGCGCAGCGGCATCCCGCCGTCGACATCCAACGCGCGGGCACCGCCGCCGAGCTGGACACGACCGTCCGTGCCGCCGCCGACCGAGCGGACGTGATCGTGATGGCCGCGGCCGTCGCGGATTTCTCCGTGCCGGAGGTCTCGGATGTGAAGATCCGCAAGGAGGACGGCACCGTCACGCTCGACCTCGTCGAGAACCCCGACATCCTCGTGGGTCTCGTCGAGGCTCGGCGCCCCGGGCAGACCGTCGTGGGTTTCGCCGCTGAGACCGCCGACACCGACGACGAACTCCGCGAGCGCGGCATCCGTAAACGCGCCCGAAAGGGCGTGGACCTGCTCGCCGTGAACCGCGTCGGCTGGCAGGAGGGGTTCGAGGCGACCGAGAACACCGTTCTGTTCGTCGACGGAACCGATGAGGTCGTCTCTCGCGCATCGGGCTCGAAGCGCGAAGTCGCCGACGCCCTGTGGGACGCGGTGCTGCGACTGCGCTGA
- a CDS encoding S9 family peptidase, producing the protein MAQTPFSSLDDYIALPRVDAVVLAPDGTRAVLTVATLNKDKTGYDRALWEIPTTAGGTARRLTRSAKGEAGAAFTAAGDLLFVSARPDADGDGDEDAAQLWLLPAGGGEARAITRLAGGVSAIAAVADAASVVVLSADLLPSADSIESDAKLRAERKKRKLSAILHTTYPVRYWDHDLGPAEPHLFALDTGALSDTISSLAASDIADAEPDATTPYPASLPRPRDLTPAPGRTADTAGAALTPDGRTLIAAMRVAQGRAERFALVSIDVASGERTTLLGERSTYFEAPTVSHDGRSIAYIRARFSDPTGPADQELWVAGIDGSSPRRLAEGWDRWPTSVAFDHDDAALIVTADQDGRGPVFRVPLDGGAPQQLTTDEHSYSNVSVDRATGALVALRSSWMVPPHPVRIEIDGTVTVLATPAPSPTPAGTMTEVETTAEDGARVRGWLLLPEGADTASPAPLLLWIHGGPLNSWNAWSWRWSPQLALARGYAVLLPDPALSTGYGLDFIARGWNSWGGKPYTDLMSITDEVVARPDIDETKTAAMGGSFGGYMANWVAGHTDRFRAIVTHASLWALDQFAGTTDSSSYWQEIFTPEGMTENSPHRFVKDISTPLLVIHGDRDYRVPIGESLRLWSELNEHFGEDDGTTVHRFLYFPDENHWVLKPQHAVVWYETVFGFLGEHVHGTPAPNVAGLG; encoded by the coding sequence ATGGCGCAGACTCCGTTCTCCTCCCTTGACGACTACATCGCCCTGCCCCGCGTCGACGCGGTGGTCCTCGCGCCCGACGGCACCCGTGCCGTCCTGACGGTGGCGACCCTCAACAAGGACAAGACCGGCTACGACCGGGCGCTGTGGGAGATCCCTACGACCGCCGGCGGCACCGCGCGTCGGCTCACCCGCTCCGCCAAGGGCGAGGCAGGCGCCGCCTTCACGGCGGCCGGCGACCTCCTCTTCGTGAGCGCCCGACCCGACGCCGACGGCGACGGTGATGAGGATGCCGCCCAGCTGTGGCTGCTCCCCGCCGGCGGCGGGGAAGCCCGCGCCATCACCCGCCTCGCGGGCGGCGTCTCGGCCATCGCGGCCGTCGCCGACGCGGCATCCGTCGTCGTGCTCTCAGCCGACCTGCTGCCCTCCGCCGACTCGATCGAATCCGACGCGAAGCTGCGCGCCGAGCGGAAGAAGCGCAAGCTGTCCGCCATCCTCCACACCACGTACCCGGTGCGCTACTGGGACCACGACCTCGGTCCCGCCGAACCGCACCTGTTCGCCCTCGACACCGGCGCCCTCAGCGACACGATCTCATCGCTCGCGGCATCCGACATCGCCGACGCGGAACCGGATGCCACGACCCCCTACCCCGCCTCCCTTCCGCGTCCGCGCGACCTGACGCCGGCGCCCGGTCGCACGGCCGACACCGCCGGTGCGGCGCTCACCCCCGACGGTCGCACCCTCATCGCGGCGATGCGCGTCGCGCAGGGACGGGCGGAGCGCTTCGCCCTCGTCTCGATCGACGTCGCGTCGGGCGAGCGCACCACCCTGCTCGGGGAGCGCTCGACGTATTTCGAGGCCCCGACGGTCAGCCACGACGGCCGCTCGATCGCCTACATCCGCGCGCGTTTCTCCGACCCGACCGGTCCGGCCGACCAGGAGCTCTGGGTGGCGGGCATCGACGGCTCGTCGCCGCGCCGGCTCGCCGAGGGATGGGACCGTTGGCCGACGAGCGTCGCCTTCGACCACGACGACGCCGCCCTCATCGTCACCGCTGATCAGGACGGCCGCGGACCCGTGTTCCGCGTGCCGCTCGACGGCGGGGCCCCGCAGCAGCTGACGACAGACGAGCACTCGTATTCGAACGTGTCCGTCGACCGCGCCACCGGCGCGCTCGTCGCGCTCCGCTCGTCGTGGATGGTGCCGCCGCATCCGGTCCGCATCGAGATCGACGGCACGGTCACCGTCCTCGCGACCCCTGCCCCGTCGCCGACGCCCGCCGGGACGATGACCGAGGTCGAGACGACGGCGGAGGATGGCGCGCGCGTGCGCGGCTGGCTGCTGCTGCCGGAGGGAGCCGACACGGCATCCCCCGCTCCCTTGCTGCTCTGGATCCACGGTGGTCCCCTGAACAGCTGGAACGCGTGGAGCTGGCGGTGGAGTCCGCAGCTCGCGCTCGCCCGAGGCTACGCCGTGCTGCTGCCCGATCCCGCTCTCTCGACGGGCTACGGCCTGGACTTCATCGCTCGCGGATGGAACAGCTGGGGTGGGAAGCCGTACACCGACCTGATGTCGATCACCGACGAGGTCGTCGCGAGGCCCGACATCGATGAGACGAAGACCGCCGCGATGGGCGGATCGTTCGGCGGGTACATGGCCAACTGGGTCGCCGGTCACACCGACCGGTTCCGCGCGATCGTGACGCACGCGAGCCTGTGGGCCCTCGACCAGTTCGCCGGGACGACGGACAGCTCGTCGTACTGGCAGGAGATCTTCACCCCCGAGGGGATGACCGAGAACTCCCCGCACCGATTCGTGAAGGACATCTCGACGCCGCTGCTCGTGATCCACGGCGACCGGGACTACCGTGTGCCGATCGGCGAGAGCCTGCGCCTGTGGTCGGAGCTCAACGAGCACTTCGGCGAGGACGACGGCACCACCGTGCATCGCTTCCTGTACTTCCCCGACGAGAACCACTGGGTGCTCAAGCCCCAGCACGCCGTCGTCTGGTACGAGACGGTGTTCGGCTTCCTGGGCGAGCACGTGCACGGCACGCCCGCGCCGAACGTCGCCGGGCTCGGCTAG
- a CDS encoding RecQ family ATP-dependent DNA helicase, which yields MSAVEQVARERFGWSELRPEQVTAVEGLVEGRDALVVWATGSGKSAVYQVAGAMRGGVTVVVSPLIALQEDQLTRLKDAPDAPGAVAMNSARSARAREAGWDRLRSGEAGYVLLAPEQLARDEVVEALATLEVSLFVVDEAHCIASWGHDFRPDYLGLGAVAERLGRPPIVALTATASTPVREEIVERLGLRGPALLLGDVDRPGIRLDVRRHSEDREKRDAVIADVASLTGPGLLYVATRRAAEEYADALAEKGLRSRAYHAGLRAAERREVHESFLDDSLDVVVATSAFGMGIDKENVRFVVHADIPESVDAYYQELGRAGRDGEPAQATLHYREEDLALRRYFATKNPDGHELRALVEALRSGIRRKAELASAAQLSPRRVSALLSLLVDTGSVRLDRTGAALRSNVQTRTAVAAALERVEARERIDRSRIDAMREYAETRRCRRQVLLGYFGQDLAEPCGACDTCASGSAFTFGESDAASSPGFRVDDKVEHREWGLGTVVAVEDDRLRVFFDSEGYKLLSQEIVEQEELLRAVA from the coding sequence GTGAGCGCCGTCGAACAGGTCGCGCGAGAGCGCTTCGGCTGGTCGGAGCTCCGTCCCGAGCAGGTGACGGCGGTGGAGGGTCTCGTGGAAGGCCGCGACGCCCTCGTGGTGTGGGCGACCGGGTCGGGTAAGTCCGCGGTCTACCAGGTGGCCGGCGCGATGCGCGGCGGGGTCACCGTCGTGGTGTCGCCGCTGATCGCGCTGCAGGAGGATCAGCTGACGCGGCTGAAGGACGCGCCCGATGCACCGGGTGCGGTGGCGATGAACTCCGCGCGCAGCGCGCGTGCCCGGGAGGCGGGGTGGGATCGGCTCCGCTCCGGCGAGGCGGGCTACGTGCTGCTGGCGCCGGAACAGCTCGCTCGCGACGAGGTGGTCGAAGCCCTCGCGACCCTCGAGGTTTCGCTGTTCGTCGTCGACGAGGCTCATTGCATCGCCTCGTGGGGGCACGACTTCCGGCCCGACTACCTCGGTCTCGGAGCCGTCGCCGAACGCCTCGGTCGCCCGCCGATCGTCGCGCTGACTGCAACGGCGTCGACGCCGGTTCGGGAGGAGATCGTCGAGCGACTCGGACTGCGCGGTCCCGCGCTCCTTTTGGGGGACGTGGACCGGCCCGGCATCCGTCTCGACGTCCGCCGCCATTCGGAGGATCGGGAGAAGCGGGACGCCGTGATCGCCGACGTCGCTTCGTTGACCGGACCGGGGCTCCTCTACGTCGCCACGCGGCGAGCGGCCGAAGAGTACGCGGACGCGCTGGCCGAGAAGGGTCTGCGCAGCCGCGCCTACCACGCCGGCCTCCGCGCCGCGGAGCGCAGGGAGGTGCACGAATCGTTCCTCGACGATTCCCTCGACGTGGTCGTCGCGACCTCGGCGTTCGGGATGGGTATCGACAAGGAGAACGTGAGGTTCGTCGTCCACGCCGACATCCCCGAGTCGGTCGACGCGTATTACCAGGAGCTCGGTCGGGCGGGACGGGACGGCGAGCCGGCACAGGCGACCCTGCACTACCGGGAGGAAGACCTGGCCCTGCGCCGCTACTTCGCGACGAAGAATCCCGACGGGCACGAACTGCGCGCGCTCGTGGAGGCGCTGCGGTCCGGCATCCGTCGGAAGGCGGAGTTGGCGAGTGCCGCGCAGCTGTCGCCCCGACGGGTGTCGGCCTTGCTGTCGCTTCTCGTCGACACCGGCTCGGTCCGGCTCGATCGCACCGGAGCTGCGCTTCGCAGCAATGTTCAGACGCGTACGGCCGTGGCGGCGGCTCTCGAGCGCGTCGAGGCGCGCGAGCGCATCGACCGGTCGCGGATCGATGCGATGCGCGAGTACGCCGAAACCCGTCGGTGTCGTCGGCAGGTGCTGCTCGGCTACTTCGGTCAGGACCTCGCCGAGCCCTGCGGTGCGTGCGACACCTGCGCGAGCGGGTCGGCTTTCACCTTCGGTGAGTCGGATGCCGCGTCGTCGCCCGGCTTCCGGGTGGACGACAAGGTGGAGCACCGCGAGTGGGGTCTCGGGACGGTCGTCGCCGTCGAGGATGACCGGTTGCGCGTCTTCTTCGACAGCGAGGGTTACAAGCTGCTGTCACAGGAGATCGTCGAGCAGGAGGAGTTGCTGCGAGCGGTCGCGTGA
- a CDS encoding HNH endonuclease: protein MTSTAETPGSDAFLASLAGFVHEVESAGRQAAAAQIRELRVLAAAGRLAETQSAGSPGRVREHDMIFRSIAAELGGVMRVADRTVQRRISEARVIVEDFPGALAAWETGAITRGHVLVIVETGSVVPPELRAEFETAAIVRCERDTPNRVRSELEILAQRMHPRSFTERHEEAAAGRCVRVVPGRDGMSDLVATLPTAIVEGVHDRLTQMARAIIDTRGERADAAADADVIGTDTRSTDQVRADVFADLLLAGTPALDDTRDTTAGPLGAIRARVQVVIPALALAGADEACDLVGRSPIDPATARLLAGSTPTWERLVTDPITGTVLAVDSYRVPSAMRRYLQARDQHCRFPGCRTAAIRCEVDHNHDAALGGATKTSNLAHLCQRHHSMKQFTAWRVRQQSGGVLEWTSPLGRTYREDAPQPAVAFTPAAPPHDTGRAPF from the coding sequence ATGACCAGCACGGCGGAGACTCCCGGATCGGACGCGTTCCTCGCGTCTTTGGCCGGGTTCGTGCATGAGGTCGAGTCCGCCGGGCGGCAGGCCGCAGCGGCCCAGATCCGTGAACTTCGGGTTCTCGCTGCGGCGGGCCGGCTCGCGGAGACGCAGTCGGCCGGGTCGCCGGGTCGGGTGAGGGAGCACGACATGATCTTCCGGTCGATCGCGGCGGAACTCGGCGGGGTCATGCGGGTCGCGGACCGGACCGTGCAGCGCCGGATCAGCGAGGCACGGGTCATTGTGGAGGACTTCCCGGGCGCTCTGGCCGCGTGGGAAACCGGGGCGATCACGCGCGGCCACGTGCTCGTGATCGTCGAGACCGGTTCCGTGGTTCCGCCGGAGCTGCGGGCCGAGTTCGAGACGGCGGCGATCGTCCGGTGTGAGCGGGATACGCCGAACCGGGTGCGCTCGGAGCTTGAGATCCTCGCGCAGCGGATGCACCCGCGGTCGTTCACCGAACGCCACGAGGAAGCAGCCGCGGGGCGCTGTGTGCGGGTGGTTCCTGGGCGGGATGGGATGTCCGATCTCGTCGCGACGCTTCCGACGGCGATCGTCGAAGGGGTGCACGACCGGCTCACGCAGATGGCGCGGGCGATCATCGACACCCGCGGCGAGCGGGCGGATGCCGCAGCGGATGCTGACGTCATCGGCACCGACACGCGTTCCACCGACCAGGTCCGTGCGGACGTGTTCGCCGACCTGCTCCTCGCGGGCACGCCCGCCCTCGACGACACCCGCGACACGACCGCAGGTCCGCTCGGCGCGATCCGCGCCCGCGTCCAGGTCGTCATCCCCGCCCTGGCGCTCGCGGGTGCGGACGAAGCGTGCGATCTCGTCGGGCGCTCCCCCATCGACCCCGCGACCGCACGGCTCTTGGCCGGGTCGACGCCCACGTGGGAGAGGCTCGTCACCGACCCGATCACCGGCACCGTGCTCGCCGTCGACTCCTACCGAGTCCCGTCCGCGATGCGCCGATACCTGCAAGCCCGAGACCAGCACTGCCGATTCCCCGGATGCCGCACCGCGGCGATCCGCTGCGAAGTCGACCACAACCACGACGCGGCGCTCGGCGGCGCGACGAAGACATCGAACCTCGCCCATCTCTGCCAACGGCATCACTCGATGAAGCAGTTCACCGCCTGGAGGGTCCGACAACAGTCGGGTGGCGTCCTGGAATGGACCTCACCCCTCGGCAGGACCTACCGAGAAGACGCACCGCAACCGGCCGTCGCCTTCACCCCTGCCGCACCCCCGCACGACACCGGCCGAGCACCCTTCTGA